In one window of Burkholderia sp. NRF60-BP8 DNA:
- a CDS encoding tetratricopeptide repeat protein gives MEAVSLKALASVSPRAFADILAGPPERAAAWVAAAADHGIVDAQAVYGQYLLDGHGVARDPAAALNWFRHAARAGHPMAMNMLGRCYEFGWGTAACAPVAVYWYRLAAHAGLDWGMYNYATALALGNGVDENRADALDWFRRAAALGHAKSINLIGGFYEDGWVVPVDTDAAFDHYRRAAVAGDFRGQFNYARLLAERGRVDEALVWLARVPATATPAFIAKMRAYLAQSPVDAFRAAAMQLAPPAMETAP, from the coding sequence ATGGAAGCCGTATCGCTGAAGGCGCTCGCGTCGGTATCGCCGCGCGCGTTCGCCGACATCCTGGCCGGGCCGCCCGAGCGCGCCGCCGCGTGGGTCGCGGCGGCGGCCGACCACGGCATCGTCGACGCGCAGGCCGTCTACGGGCAGTACCTGCTCGACGGGCACGGCGTCGCACGCGATCCGGCCGCCGCGCTCAACTGGTTCCGGCACGCGGCGCGGGCCGGCCACCCGATGGCGATGAACATGCTCGGGCGCTGCTACGAGTTCGGCTGGGGCACGGCCGCGTGCGCGCCGGTCGCCGTGTACTGGTACCGGCTCGCCGCGCACGCGGGCCTCGACTGGGGCATGTACAACTACGCGACTGCCCTTGCGCTCGGCAACGGCGTCGACGAGAACCGCGCCGACGCGCTCGACTGGTTCCGCCGCGCGGCCGCGCTCGGCCATGCGAAATCGATCAACCTGATCGGCGGCTTCTACGAGGACGGCTGGGTCGTACCCGTCGACACCGACGCCGCGTTCGACCACTATCGCCGCGCCGCCGTTGCTGGCGACTTCCGCGGCCAGTTCAACTATGCGCGGCTGCTCGCGGAGCGCGGGCGCGTCGACGAAGCGCTCGTCTGGCTCGCGCGCGTGCCGGCCACTGCGACACCCGCGTTCATCGCGAAGATGCGCGCGTATCTCGCACAGTCGCCGGTCGACGCTTTTCGCGCGGCGGCCATGCAACTGGCGCCGCCCGCAATGGAAACAGCACCATGA
- a CDS encoding Fe2+-dependent dioxygenase, which produces MMLHIPGVLTRAQVAQCRDLLDAAEWVDGNATSGAQSALAKRNRQLPEGSPAARAVGDAIQDALARHPLFFSAALPLKVFPPLFNRYEGGEAFGTHVDNAIRLLRGTDFRVRSDLSATLFLEDPEAYDGGELCVEDTYGVHRAKLPAGDLVLYPASSLHHVTPVTRGERVASFFWIQSMVRDDGDRTLLFQLDTQIQALSAEKGAKDPVVISLTGIYHNLLRKWAEA; this is translated from the coding sequence ATGATGCTTCATATCCCCGGCGTACTGACCCGAGCGCAAGTCGCGCAATGCCGCGACCTGCTCGATGCCGCCGAATGGGTCGACGGCAACGCGACGTCCGGCGCGCAGTCGGCACTCGCGAAACGCAACCGGCAATTGCCGGAAGGCTCGCCGGCCGCGCGCGCGGTGGGCGACGCGATCCAGGACGCGCTCGCGCGCCATCCGCTGTTCTTTTCGGCGGCGCTGCCGCTCAAGGTGTTTCCGCCGCTGTTCAATCGCTATGAAGGCGGCGAAGCGTTCGGCACGCACGTGGACAACGCGATCCGGCTGCTGCGCGGCACGGATTTCCGCGTGCGCAGCGACCTGTCGGCGACGCTGTTTCTCGAGGATCCCGAAGCGTACGACGGCGGCGAGCTGTGCGTGGAAGACACGTACGGCGTGCATCGCGCGAAGCTGCCGGCGGGCGATCTCGTGCTGTATCCGGCGTCGAGCCTGCATCACGTGACGCCGGTGACGCGGGGCGAGCGCGTCGCGTCGTTCTTCTGGATTCAGAGCATGGTGCGCGACGATGGCGATCGCACACTGCTGTTTCAGCTAGATACGCAGATTCAGGCGCTTTCCGCCGAAAAAGGGGCGAAGGATCCCGTGGTCATTTCGCTCACCGGGATTTATCACAACCTGTTGAGGAAGTGGGCGGAGGCGTAG
- a CDS encoding type II toxin-antitoxin system Phd/YefM family antitoxin, giving the protein MMPHAPVSKSEFKARALEYFRLVEASGESLIVTDHGKPTLEIRPYRSRETQPLDILRGSVMRYDNPLDPIAEDDWEASR; this is encoded by the coding sequence ATGATGCCGCACGCTCCCGTATCGAAATCCGAATTCAAGGCTCGCGCACTCGAGTACTTCCGGCTCGTCGAGGCGTCGGGCGAAAGCCTGATCGTCACCGACCACGGCAAACCGACGCTCGAGATCCGGCCGTATCGCTCGCGCGAAACTCAGCCGTTGGACATATTGCGCGGGTCGGTCATGCGCTACGACAATCCTCTCGATCCGATTGCGGAAGATGATTGGGAGGCGTCGCGGTGA
- a CDS encoding type II toxin-antitoxin system VapC family toxin, with protein MIVLDTHALVWWVAGDPALSRKARSAIDRARSEGALAASAISAWEIAMLVRNDRLALTMDVDAWLATVAQIDGMRFVPVDADIAAKSTDLPGTFHKDPADRMIVATARRLGAPLVTRDEKIRAYAHVKTLW; from the coding sequence GTGATCGTGCTGGATACGCATGCATTGGTGTGGTGGGTAGCGGGCGACCCTGCGCTCAGCAGGAAGGCGCGAAGCGCGATCGATCGTGCACGGAGCGAAGGCGCGCTCGCCGCATCCGCCATCTCCGCGTGGGAAATTGCGATGCTGGTTCGCAACGACCGCCTCGCACTGACGATGGATGTCGACGCATGGCTCGCCACCGTCGCGCAGATCGACGGCATGCGCTTCGTGCCGGTCGATGCCGACATCGCCGCGAAATCCACCGACCTGCCCGGCACGTTCCACAAGGATCCGGCCGATCGCATGATCGTCGCGACCGCGCGGCGGCTCGGCGCGCCGCTCGTCACGCGCGACGAAAAAATCCGCGCGTACGCGCACGTCAAGACGCTCTGGTGA
- a CDS encoding nucleotidyltransferase family protein: MSYASLATGVLLAGGLGQRFDPSGLHSKLLARLPDGTPVAVAAARRLAAATADVIAVVRPGAEELAILLNKAGCQVIYAPDALRGMGASLAAGVRTTPDASGWLVALGDMPWIAASTYETVTRALEADHASIVAPAHRGVRGHPVGFAAHHFDALAALDGDTGARALLASAPVTLLDVDDPGILRDVDTPADLR, encoded by the coding sequence ATGTCCTATGCGTCACTCGCCACCGGCGTCCTGCTCGCCGGCGGCCTTGGTCAACGCTTCGACCCGAGCGGCCTGCACAGCAAGCTGCTCGCTCGGCTTCCCGACGGCACGCCGGTGGCGGTCGCCGCCGCCCGCCGTCTCGCGGCCGCCACCGCCGACGTGATCGCCGTCGTGCGTCCCGGCGCCGAAGAGCTTGCGATCCTGCTGAACAAAGCCGGCTGCCAGGTCATCTATGCACCCGACGCGTTGCGCGGCATGGGCGCGAGCCTCGCGGCCGGCGTCCGCACCACGCCCGACGCGAGCGGCTGGCTCGTCGCGCTCGGCGACATGCCATGGATCGCGGCGTCCACTTACGAAACGGTCACACGCGCGCTCGAGGCCGACCACGCGTCGATCGTCGCGCCCGCGCATCGCGGCGTGCGCGGCCACCCGGTCGGTTTCGCCGCGCACCATTTCGATGCGCTCGCCGCCCTCGACGGCGACACGGGCGCCCGCGCGCTGCTCGCCAGCGCGCCGGTGACACTGCTCGACGTCGACGACCCCGGCATCCTGCGCGACGTCGATACACCGGCGGATTTGCGCTGA
- a CDS encoding SDR family oxidoreductase translates to MNTRFDFGGSTVLVTGASSGIGRACAVALAHAGARVVAAGRDMAALDTLAGEIACETLRVDVGGDEHAIDAALAAYDAFDGLVNCAGIASLEPALDVGAADFDRVMAVNARGAALVARAVARKMIERDGRGAAHARGSIVNVSSQAALVGLPAHLSYCASKAAMDAITRVLCIELGPHGIRVNSVNPTVTLTPMAQFAWSEPEKRAPMLAAIPLGRFAEPDEVVEPILFLLSEAASMISGVSLPIDGGYTAR, encoded by the coding sequence ATGAACACACGATTCGATTTCGGCGGGTCAACGGTGCTCGTCACGGGCGCATCGAGCGGAATCGGCCGCGCATGCGCGGTCGCGCTGGCGCACGCCGGCGCGCGCGTCGTCGCGGCCGGGCGCGACATGGCCGCGCTCGACACGCTCGCCGGCGAGATTGCGTGCGAGACGTTGCGCGTGGACGTCGGCGGCGACGAACACGCGATCGATGCCGCGCTCGCCGCGTACGATGCGTTCGACGGCCTCGTCAATTGCGCGGGGATCGCGTCGCTCGAACCGGCGCTCGATGTCGGCGCCGCGGATTTCGATCGCGTGATGGCCGTCAACGCGCGCGGCGCGGCGCTCGTCGCGCGGGCCGTGGCCCGAAAGATGATCGAGCGCGACGGACGCGGCGCGGCGCACGCACGGGGCAGCATCGTCAACGTGTCGAGTCAGGCCGCGCTCGTCGGCTTGCCCGCGCATCTGAGCTATTGCGCGTCGAAGGCGGCGATGGACGCGATCACGCGCGTGCTGTGCATCGAGCTCGGGCCGCACGGCATTCGTGTGAACAGCGTGAACCCCACCGTCACGCTCACGCCGATGGCGCAGTTCGCATGGAGCGAACCGGAGAAGCGCGCGCCGATGCTGGCCGCGATCCCGCTCGGCCGGTTCGCGGAGCCGGACGAAGTCGTCGAGCCGATCCTGTTTTTACTGAGCGAGGCGGCGTCGATGATCAGCGGCGTATCGTTGCCGATCGACGGCGGCTATACGGCACGCTAG
- a CDS encoding FGGY-family carbohydrate kinase, with translation MEYVIGVDIGTQSTKALLVDRHGTIVARRSAGYQPDTPRPLWAEQWPQVWFDAVLDCIAGCVSDARVQGVPADAIRAVCVSSLYGGSGIPVDIDMRPLHPCLIWMDRRATAEVDWVDEHVNVERLRVITGNGVDSYYGFTKMLWLRDQRPDVWANVRYFLPPNAYVIYLLTGEVAVDHSSAGNIGGVYDVARREWSDDALDMLGIPATMMPERLVDSTDIVGGLLSQWTAQLGLPAGTPVVAGGVDAAVATFAAGATRAGQHVAMIGTSMCWGYVNRHVDARHGLVSMPHVFDGQRDLYVFGGAIAAGASVAWFRDQFCHAEIDAARLLPHGDPHALLEEAAERVPAGADGVLFLPYLMGERSPVWDAKASGAFVGLSLAHTRAHLYRAVLEGVAFALRHNIEAGRRGAVTLDDRLIVVGGAAHSALWMQIIADVTGFPVWTIEQDVEAAMGAALLAGVGAGLVSRDDAQGGWVTLVERARPDADRAKTYDARFSLYTALYPALKPIMHRLGTPS, from the coding sequence ATGGAATACGTCATAGGCGTCGACATCGGCACGCAGAGCACCAAGGCGCTGCTGGTCGACCGGCACGGCACGATCGTCGCGCGGCGCTCGGCCGGCTACCAGCCCGATACGCCGCGCCCGCTGTGGGCCGAGCAGTGGCCGCAGGTGTGGTTCGACGCGGTGCTCGACTGCATCGCGGGCTGCGTGAGCGACGCGCGCGTGCAGGGCGTGCCGGCCGATGCGATCCGTGCGGTGTGCGTGAGCAGCCTGTACGGCGGCTCGGGCATCCCGGTCGACATCGACATGCGGCCGCTGCATCCGTGCCTGATCTGGATGGACCGGCGCGCGACCGCGGAAGTCGACTGGGTCGACGAGCACGTGAACGTCGAGCGGCTGCGCGTGATCACCGGCAATGGCGTCGACAGCTACTACGGGTTCACCAAGATGCTGTGGCTGCGCGACCAGCGGCCGGACGTATGGGCGAACGTGCGCTATTTCCTGCCGCCGAACGCGTACGTGATCTACTTGCTGACCGGCGAAGTGGCGGTCGACCACAGTTCGGCCGGCAATATCGGCGGCGTGTACGACGTCGCGCGCCGCGAGTGGTCCGACGACGCGCTCGACATGCTCGGCATTCCGGCGACGATGATGCCCGAACGGCTGGTCGATTCGACGGACATCGTCGGCGGCCTGCTGTCGCAATGGACCGCGCAACTCGGGCTGCCGGCCGGCACGCCCGTCGTCGCGGGCGGCGTCGACGCGGCGGTGGCGACCTTCGCGGCCGGCGCGACGCGTGCCGGGCAGCACGTCGCGATGATCGGCACCAGCATGTGCTGGGGCTACGTGAACCGGCACGTCGATGCGCGGCACGGCCTCGTCAGCATGCCGCACGTATTCGACGGGCAGCGCGACCTGTACGTGTTCGGCGGCGCGATCGCGGCCGGCGCGTCGGTCGCATGGTTTCGCGACCAGTTCTGCCACGCGGAAATCGATGCGGCGCGCCTGCTGCCGCACGGCGATCCGCACGCGCTGCTCGAGGAGGCGGCCGAGCGTGTGCCGGCCGGCGCCGACGGCGTGCTGTTCCTGCCGTATTTGATGGGCGAGCGCAGCCCGGTGTGGGATGCGAAGGCGAGCGGCGCGTTCGTCGGGCTGAGTCTCGCGCATACGCGTGCGCATCTTTATCGTGCGGTGCTCGAAGGCGTCGCATTCGCGTTGCGCCACAACATCGAGGCCGGCCGCCGCGGCGCGGTGACGCTGGACGATCGATTGATCGTCGTCGGCGGCGCCGCGCATTCGGCGCTGTGGATGCAGATCATCGCGGACGTGACGGGCTTCCCGGTGTGGACGATCGAGCAGGACGTCGAAGCCGCGATGGGCGCTGCGCTGCTCGCGGGGGTCGGCGCGGGGCTCGTGTCGCGCGACGACGCGCAAGGCGGCTGGGTCACGCTCGTCGAGCGCGCACGGCCCGATGCCGACCGCGCGAAAACGTACGACGCGCGTTTTTCGCTGTACACGGCGCTGTATCCGGCACTCAAGCCGATCATGCACAGGCTGGGCACACCATCATGA